Proteins from a single region of Cetobacterium somerae ATCC BAA-474:
- a CDS encoding nitroreductase family protein: MFKVNDKICIGCGMCVKDCFVRDIELVEGKAVIKNVTCFKCGHCVAVCPVAAVSTNEYSMDDVVEYNKEKFTIEPDNLLNFIKFERTIRQFKEKDVENEKLLKIIEAGRFTQTASNAQNVNYIVVKEEIQEVRKITLEVLNSLGGYILENSINPLYKRYAKMWIKMYNDFITNPLGEDNLFFKAPALIVVTSEHPLNAGLASANMKLMVDALGLGTVFSGFFTRACEGNSRIKDFLGIEEKQTVVTCMVIGYPNVKYSRTAPRKAPNIIWK, encoded by the coding sequence ATGTTTAAAGTAAATGATAAAATATGTATAGGTTGTGGAATGTGTGTAAAAGATTGTTTTGTACGAGATATTGAATTAGTTGAAGGAAAGGCAGTAATAAAAAATGTGACATGCTTTAAGTGTGGACATTGTGTAGCCGTATGCCCGGTAGCAGCGGTGTCTACAAATGAATATAGTATGGATGATGTAGTTGAATATAATAAAGAAAAATTTACTATTGAGCCTGATAATCTTTTAAATTTTATAAAATTTGAGAGAACAATAAGACAATTTAAGGAGAAGGATGTAGAGAACGAAAAGCTTTTAAAGATAATTGAAGCTGGAAGATTCACACAAACAGCTAGTAATGCACAAAATGTAAACTATATAGTAGTAAAAGAAGAGATTCAAGAGGTTAGAAAAATAACTTTAGAAGTTTTGAATAGTTTAGGAGGATATATTTTAGAGAATTCAATAAATCCTTTATATAAGAGATATGCCAAAATGTGGATAAAAATGTATAATGATTTTATAACAAATCCTTTAGGAGAAGATAATTTATTTTTTAAAGCACCAGCTTTAATAGTAGTTACTTCAGAGCATCCTTTAAATGCTGGATTAGCTTCAGCAAATATGAAGCTTATGGTTGATGCCTTAGGATTAGGAACTGTTTTTAGTGGATTTTTTACAAGAGCTTGTGAAGGTAATTCTAGAATAAAAGATTTTTTAGGAATCGAAGAGAAACAAACTGTAGTCACATGCATGGTTATTGGATATCCAAATGTAAAGTATTCAAGAACTGCTCCGAGAAAAGCTCCAAACATTATTTGGAAATAA
- a CDS encoding HAMP domain-containing sensor histidine kinase, translating into MYLAKIRLNLFTKIFGFSLFIVLITILINYSFNAIFLEKFYIYRKKELMLKVIQNAKIVYETQSENNFENYVYDIKESKGIDIDIKNSKKSRMMGSHMMRRSDSIDNIPYNKFVDKELLGNDAKILYYGEELSRDSGIFVSTSLSVIQAHSHESNIFNIMTALVALAISLGTGLIFSKRITKDIGCLNEKARKISKLDFSENIEINRNDEIGDLSKNLEKMSKELSTSVSNLKSFVSNASHELRTPIAVICTHATALLEHKEIKEDEKRKYYEIILKVGNEMKELIENLLILSKLDSTVFRLRNESVNLKKIIEEALERYDIIELERDININLNLDTENVLGDSRIIKLVLNNLIQNALKYSIIGGDVKIFQKFNYLVIENTFQGKLGNEIEKLLQPFSRGKNAEDFKFDGMGLGLSIVSKALNLASIKYEIKVDQNRFIVKLKILDN; encoded by the coding sequence ATGTATTTAGCAAAAATTAGACTTAACCTCTTTACTAAAATATTTGGATTTTCACTCTTTATAGTGTTGATAACAATTTTAATAAATTATTCTTTTAATGCTATTTTCTTAGAGAAGTTTTATATTTATAGAAAAAAAGAGTTAATGTTAAAAGTTATACAAAATGCAAAAATTGTTTACGAAACACAGTCTGAAAATAATTTTGAAAATTATGTCTATGATATAAAAGAATCTAAAGGAATAGATATAGATATAAAAAATTCTAAGAAGAGTCGTATGATGGGAAGTCATATGATGAGAAGAAGTGATAGTATAGATAATATTCCGTATAATAAATTTGTAGATAAAGAGTTATTAGGAAATGATGCTAAGATTTTATATTATGGTGAGGAGTTATCAAGAGATAGTGGAATATTTGTAAGTACTTCTTTATCGGTTATTCAAGCGCATAGTCATGAAAGTAACATATTTAATATTATGACAGCATTAGTAGCATTAGCTATATCTTTAGGAACAGGATTAATATTTTCTAAAAGAATTACAAAAGATATAGGATGTTTAAATGAAAAGGCTAGAAAAATTTCAAAATTAGATTTTTCTGAAAATATTGAAATTAATAGAAATGATGAGATTGGAGATTTAAGTAAAAATTTAGAAAAAATGTCAAAAGAGCTTTCGACATCAGTATCTAATTTAAAATCATTTGTATCAAATGCCTCTCATGAATTAAGAACTCCAATTGCTGTTATTTGTACTCATGCAACAGCACTCCTTGAGCATAAAGAAATTAAAGAAGACGAGAAAAGAAAGTATTATGAAATAATTTTAAAAGTTGGAAATGAAATGAAAGAATTAATTGAAAATTTATTAATATTATCTAAATTAGATAGTACAGTTTTTAGATTAAGAAATGAGAGTGTGAATTTAAAAAAAATTATAGAGGAAGCTTTGGAAAGATACGATATAATTGAATTAGAAAGAGATATAAATATAAATCTAAATTTAGATACAGAGAATGTACTTGGAGATTCAAGAATTATAAAATTAGTTTTAAATAATTTAATCCAAAATGCTTTAAAATATAGTATTATTGGTGGTGATGTAAAGATTTTCCAAAAATTTAATTACTTAGTTATAGAGAATACTTTTCAAGGAAAACTTGGAAATGAGATTGAAAAACTTCTTCAACCTTTTTCAAGAGGCAAAAATGCCGAAGATTTTAAATTTGATGGAATGGGTTTAGGCTTATCTATAGTATCCAAAGCTTTAAATTTAGCATCAATAAAATACGAGATAAAAGTAGATCAGAATAGATTTATAGTAAAATTAAAAATATTAGATAATTAG
- a CDS encoding ABC-F family ATP-binding cassette domain-containing protein, whose protein sequence is MSILDVKNVSHGFGSRVILENASFRLLKGEHVGLVGANGEGKSTFLNIITGKLMPDEGQVSWCNHITTGYLDQYSTLEKGKTIRDILKSAFAHMFELEQEIMDLYTKMGDCTPEEMDIILEEVGEIQSILEGADFYNLDSKIEEYAAGLGLLDIGLERDVSELSGGQRAKILLAKVLLENPMILILDEPTNFLDEDHITWLKNFLKSYENAFILVSHDIPFLNEVTNVIYHIENAVLTRYTGDYYYFREMYELKKRQIEAAYKKQQKEIAHLEDFIARNKARVATTNLAKDRQKKLDRMEIIEIAREKPKPIFGFKTARTPSREIITVKDLVIGYNEPLTKPLNFTIERNQKIAIKGVNGLGKSTLLNTILKRIKSLSGEIEHGQFLEIGYFKQEEESSSITALDEFWNEFPGLTNAEVRAALARCGLTTDHITSQMRVLSGGENAKVRLAKIMNREINFLILDEPTNHLDVDAKEELKRAIKEFNGTVLMVSHEPDFYMDVATEIWNVEDWTTKII, encoded by the coding sequence ATGAGTATTTTAGATGTTAAAAACGTAAGTCATGGATTTGGTTCTAGAGTTATTTTAGAAAATGCCTCTTTCAGACTTTTAAAAGGTGAACATGTTGGATTAGTAGGAGCCAACGGAGAAGGAAAATCTACATTTTTAAATATTATTACTGGTAAACTTATGCCTGATGAAGGGCAAGTCTCTTGGTGTAATCACATCACTACAGGATATCTTGATCAGTATAGTACTTTAGAAAAAGGAAAAACAATTAGAGATATCTTAAAATCTGCTTTTGCTCATATGTTTGAGTTAGAACAAGAAATTATGGATCTTTACACAAAAATGGGAGACTGTACTCCTGAAGAAATGGACATAATTTTAGAAGAAGTTGGAGAAATACAAAGTATCCTTGAAGGAGCAGATTTTTATAATTTAGATTCTAAAATTGAAGAGTACGCTGCTGGATTAGGTTTACTTGATATTGGTTTAGAAAGAGATGTTTCTGAACTTTCTGGTGGTCAAAGAGCTAAAATACTTTTAGCTAAAGTTTTATTAGAAAATCCTATGATTCTAATTTTAGACGAGCCTACAAACTTCCTAGATGAAGATCATATAACTTGGTTAAAAAATTTCTTAAAAAGCTATGAAAATGCTTTTATTTTAGTTTCACATGATATTCCATTTTTAAATGAAGTTACTAATGTTATCTATCATATTGAAAATGCAGTTTTAACTAGATATACTGGTGATTACTATTATTTTAGAGAGATGTATGAACTGAAAAAAAGACAAATAGAAGCAGCTTATAAGAAACAGCAAAAAGAAATTGCTCATCTAGAAGATTTTATAGCTAGAAATAAAGCTAGAGTTGCTACAACAAACCTAGCTAAAGATAGACAAAAAAAGTTAGACCGTATGGAAATTATCGAAATTGCTAGAGAAAAACCAAAACCAATTTTTGGATTTAAAACTGCACGTACACCATCTAGAGAGATTATTACTGTAAAAGATCTTGTTATTGGATATAACGAACCTTTAACAAAACCACTTAATTTTACAATAGAACGTAACCAAAAAATTGCTATAAAAGGTGTTAATGGTTTAGGTAAATCTACACTTTTAAATACAATTTTAAAAAGAATAAAATCTTTATCTGGAGAAATTGAACACGGACAATTCTTAGAAATTGGTTATTTTAAACAAGAAGAAGAAAGTTCTTCTATAACTGCTTTAGATGAATTTTGGAATGAATTCCCTGGATTAACTAATGCTGAAGTTAGAGCAGCTCTTGCTAGATGTGGTTTAACTACAGATCATATTACAAGTCAGATGCGTGTTTTATCTGGAGGAGAAAATGCAAAAGTTAGACTTGCTAAAATTATGAATCGTGAAATTAATTTCTTAATTCTAGACGAGCCTACAAATCACTTAGATGTAGATGCAAAAGAAGAGTTGAAAAGAGCAATTAAAGAATTTAACGGAACAGTATTAATGGTAAGCCATGAACCTGATTTCTATATGGATGTTGCTACTGAAATTTGGAATGTTGAAGATTGGACAACAAAAATAATTTAA
- a CDS encoding response regulator transcription factor: protein MRKKVLIIEDEQNLANIIGKSLGNEGFEIKIVTQGDLALDEFYSFSPALVLLDINLPKKNGWDICKEIRQYSKTPIIIMTARDTELDEIHGLELGADDYVTKPISTKVIILKIKKLLKMEDNSFFYLDKLSFDYNTFKIMVEDNEIVLSKRETLLLEYFFRNQDIILSRETLLNEVWGFEFSGEERAVDTLVTRLRKKMGVYGEHIKSIRGVGYVFSKN, encoded by the coding sequence ATGAGAAAAAAAGTTTTAATAATAGAAGATGAACAAAATTTAGCAAATATAATAGGAAAAAGTTTAGGAAATGAAGGATTTGAAATAAAAATAGTAACTCAAGGAGATTTAGCTTTAGATGAATTTTATTCTTTTTCTCCGGCATTGGTTCTTCTTGATATAAATTTGCCTAAAAAAAACGGTTGGGATATTTGTAAAGAAATTCGCCAATACTCAAAAACACCTATAATTATAATGACTGCTAGAGATACAGAGTTAGATGAGATTCACGGGTTAGAACTAGGGGCTGATGATTATGTAACTAAACCAATTAGTACAAAAGTAATTATATTAAAAATAAAAAAACTTTTGAAAATGGAGGATAATAGTTTTTTTTATTTAGATAAGTTAAGTTTTGACTATAATACTTTTAAAATTATGGTAGAAGATAACGAAATAGTATTGTCAAAAAGAGAAACGTTACTTTTAGAATATTTTTTTAGAAATCAAGATATAATTTTATCAAGAGAAACACTGTTAAATGAAGTTTGGGGTTTTGAATTTAGTGGAGAAGAGAGAGCGGTAGACACATTAGTAACTCGTCTTAGAAAAAAAATGGGAGTGTATGGAGAACATATAAAATCAATAAGAGGTGTAGGATATGTATTTAGCAAAAATTAG